The Eleutherodactylus coqui strain aEleCoq1 chromosome 13, aEleCoq1.hap1, whole genome shotgun sequence genome includes a window with the following:
- the LOC136588050 gene encoding BPI fold-containing family B member 4-like: MFKLWRVCFTCILLIQAHLLSSAAGGKHGAKLRMSKGALNNAVSGQMKGKHSRNNLKMPPMGSGGGGGGGGLLGGVLGGGQGGGGGLLGGVLGGGQGGGGGLLGGVLGGGQGGGGGLLGGVLGGGQGGGGGLLGGVLGGGGGGGLLGGVLGGSGGGGGGAPPGYTNPPINGGILGNGGLLGGLLGGGGLLGILGNGGLLGTVQGITGLRILDLTLPKISLRLLPGIGVHLNLYTKVAINGNSLLGFLDILVEVNITARTRLTQEASGVPRLVIEDCQALLGGINIRLLRGLLSGILDGLLTNLLRNILPGLLCPVVNIVLDLTNGLLLSVNSLVPLGLIGSIQYTVSSLPLVTGQFIELDLNTVVSQLGGGLIDYPLGNVEHISLPPMKEASEYQLGLSANFLGSVLTALQKEGLMDIEISNGDVPGVPPLTTTVLGGVIPKVAALYKEERPLRLKISVPRPPAVKLENKKGLVTLVVRTEILISNADSSVTSICVLGVDAQLRAQFSVGGDKLKITMSIDSTHLSIISSAVGKFDVSVLEGLVGNIFNLAFLPSINTVVGNGIPLPKLMNIDFNNANIDILNDLVVLNA; the protein is encoded by the exons ATGTTCAAACTGTGGCGTGTCTGCTTCACATGTATATTGCTTATCCAGGCTCATCTTCTTAGTAGTGCTGCCGGAGGCAAGCATGGAGCTAAACTACGAATGTCTAAAGGAGCCTTAAATAATG CTGTCTCAGGCCAAATGAAAGGAAAACATTCGCGGAACAATTTGAAAATGCCACCCATGGGtagtggtgggggtgggggtg GAGGTGGTCTGTTAGGTGGTGTGCTTGGTGGAGGACAGGGTGGAGGAGGTGGTCTGTTAGGTGGTGTGCTTGGTGGAGGACAGGGTGGAGGAGGTGGTCTGTTAGGTGGTGTACTTGGTGGAGGGCAGGGTGGAGGAGGTGGTCTGTTAGGTGGTGTACTTGGTGGAGGGCAGGGTGGAGGAGGTGGCCTTCTTGGTGGTGTTCTcggtggaggtggtggtgggggtctgCTTGGTGGTGTTCTAGGAggttctggtggtg GTGGGGGTGGTGCTCCTCCTGGTTACACCAATCCTCCTATTAATGGTGGCATCCTAGGAAATGGTGGTTTGCTGGGTGGATTACTTGGAGGAGGAGGACTTCTTGGAATACTTGGCAATGGAGGACTTCTAGGCACAGTACAGGGTATAACCGG GCTACGAATTCTAGACCTCACACTTCCAAAAATATCTCTGCGCCTTTTGCCTGGTATTGGAGTTCATCTGAACCTGTACACAAAAGTGGCAATCAATGGTAATAG CCTTCTAGGATTTCTTGATATCTTGGTAGAAGTAAACATTACAGCAAGAACCAGACTGACACAGGAGGCATCAGGAGTTCCCCGGTTGGTTATTGAAGACTGCCAAGCACTACTCGGAGGAATAAACATAAGGCTATTAAGAGG ATTGCTATCAGGGATCCTGGATGGGCTTCTCACCAACCTTCTTCGAAATATTTTACCTGGACTG TTGTGTCCAGTGGTGAACATTGTGCTAGATTTAACCAATGGCCTTCTTCTATCTGTGAACT CGTTGGTACCCCTTGGATTAATTGGCAGTATTCAGTATACGGTATCAAGTTTACCACTGGTGACTGGGCAATTCATTGAATTGGATCTAAAT ACAGTGGTGAGTCAACTGGGTGGTGGCCTCATTGATTATCCTCTTGGCAATGTTGAGCACATTTCTTTGCCACCAATGAAGGAAGCATCTGAATACCAACTAGGTCTCTCTGCTAATTTTCTGGGATCTGTTTTGACTGCTCTGCAAAAAGAGGGCCTGATGGACATTGAGATATCAAATGGAGAT GTGCCTGGTGTTCCACCACTTACTACAACTGTTCTTGGCGGAGTAATTCCAAAG GTGGCTGCACTGTATAAAGAAGAAAGACCATTACGGTTAAAAATTTCTGTTCCTCGCCCTCCAGCTGTTAAACTGGAGAACAAGAAAGGTCTTGTGACATTAGTAGTTCGAACGGAAATCTTGATCTCCAATGCAGACTCCTCGGTCACTTCAATCTGTGTACTTGGTGTT GATGCACAATTAAGGGCTCAGTTTTCTGTGGGAGGAGACAAACTGAAGATCACCATGTCTATAGACAG CACACATCTTTCTATCATCTCGAGTGCAGTTGGAAAATTTGAT GTCTCTGTACTAGAGGGATTGGTTGGTAACATTTTCAACCTTGCGTTCCTGCCATCAATAAACA CTGTCGTAGGGAATGGAATACCTCTACCAAAGCTGATGAACATAGACTTTAACAATGCAAACATTGATATCCTGAAT GATCTTGTTGTATTAAACGCATGA